Within Caldisericota bacterium, the genomic segment CAATGCTTTGTCCAGGCGATTTTTTGCAGTTGGATATGAAATTCCCAATCGTTCTTGGACTTCCTTAATGTTTCCTCTTGAACGAAGAAAAATAGCAAGAAATTCTTGATCTTCTTGTGGAAGCAACAAAAGCTTGCTAATTGGAAAATCACCGCGTATAACAGTGCCACATTTTGAACATTTAAGTTCCGATATTGTAAGAATCGCATTACAGGCAGGACAATTCGTTGGCATTTTTTTCATCTCTCACCTCCATTTTTAATATTATTTACCTTCATTTGAATAATATTAATATAAAATTTAGTTTTGTCAAGAGTAAGATAGGAGAATTTTAATAAAAAAGTCATAATTAGAATAAAACCAGAAAAAAATGGGATTTAAGTGCTTGACAGAAACTTAAAAATCAGTAATCTATAAGAGAATTCATATTAAAGGAGGTAGGTATAAATATGCCTATATTAAAAGCTTCAAAAAAATCAGTAAGAAAAGATAAGAAACGTACAGAAAGAAATACAAATTATAAAATTGCGTTAAAAAGAGTACTTGATTTTGCAAAAAAGAGTGGATATAGTGAAGATAAAGTAAGAGAAGCAATAAAAACTATTGATAAATTAGAGGCGAAAGGAATTATTCATCAAAATAACGCTTCGAGAAAAAAATCTGCACTGATGAAAAAATTAAACCAGGCAAAAAGCACAGAAACAGCTGTCAAAGAAGAAACGCCTGAACAAGAAACATCTGATTAAGATAACTACATATTCTGGATAAAGAGCTTGATATGCAGGGGACGATCTACTTCCCCTGTTTTTGATTTTATATCAATTTCTTCAAGTCGATGAAACGCTTCCAGGAAT encodes:
- a CDS encoding DUF2089 domain-containing protein, producing the protein MKKMPTNCPACNAILTISELKCSKCGTVIRGDFPISKLLLLPQEDQEFLAIFLRSRGNIKEVQERLGISYPTAKNRLDKALIALGLRESGEKPGKKEILDALERGEINAKEAVKLIKEAEE
- the rpsT gene encoding 30S ribosomal protein S20, with protein sequence MPILKASKKSVRKDKKRTERNTNYKIALKRVLDFAKKSGYSEDKVREAIKTIDKLEAKGIIHQNNASRKKSALMKKLNQAKSTETAVKEETPEQETSD